The genomic DNA TTTTAGAATACGCAGACATATATCTGGCAAATGCACCCAGAGGACAGGTGCGTGCTTTGTTTTTGGATAGCCGCAACCAACTGATTGCAGATGAAGCCGTGCCAGTCTTTTTGCATGAAGGTAGCAGCCATGAGGCCATGGCCTGTATCCGGCATGCTGTTGCGCTGGTTTTACAACGTGCGTTGGCTTTGCATGCCTGTGCATTGGTGACTGTGGATTTGGTGGCAGAAAATCAGACATTGGATCAGAGTCTTGCGCAAAACGCGCCTTTTGTAAGGGAATTGCAGCGCAGCGCACCATTATTGGCGGTAGAGGTGCATGATCATATTGCCATTGGATGCGGAGAATGGCGCAGCTTTAACCACCATACAGGGCCGAAACCTTGAAGCGGCCACCCACAAAAACTGGAAAAAAAGCCGTAAGCCAATTTGCTGATGCCACACATTTTAGGCTGAATGTTTCAGCGGCGGAAGCTATTGCGTTTTCAGCCGAAATTTATAGTGGCACAGCGCCAGAACTTCCTGAGGTGGAAGAAACAGATCAGGCTCTGTTATGCAGGCTTATAGTGCAAGCACAGCCGCGTAATGGCAAAGCACAGGAACAGGCACATAATTTATTACGTGAATATGGGAGCTTGTCCGCAGTAATGGCAGCTATAAGCTGGCAGGAGCCAAGTAAAAGTATAAAAGCATTGCCAGAATCTGTGCGTGTTTTGCTAATGTTGGTGCGTGAAGCCGGGCTGCGCATTCAACGCGCAAGATTACGCCGTTCTGGCATATTGGCTGATAGTGCACAGCTTTATGCTTATTTACGGGCTGTAATGGGGCCGGAAAAGCGTGAACAAGTGCGGGTGTTGTTTCTAAATGATAAGCATCAGCTTTTGGCCGATGATATTATGGGGCAAGGCACAGTGGACCATACGCCTGTTTACCCGCGGGAAATTGTATCACGTGCTTTGCAAGTAAAGGCGACCATGCTGGTATTGGTGCATAATCATCCAAGTGGAGACCCAACGCCCTCAGCCGATGACGTGGTGATGACAACGCAAATCTGTGGTGCGGCAAAAATTATGAATATTCATGTCTGGGATCATATTATTGTTGCCGGAGAAAAGTTGTTGAGCATGCGTGAAGCAGGGCTTTTGTAAGCTCTCTGCTTCACGCAATGCCTTAACTGGCTGCTGAATTTTCTTCAGGTTCCGGGGCCGCGGTTTTGGTGGCCAATGGTCCCAAGGCGTCCTGAATACCCAAATCTCCGGGCAGTGCGCTGTAGGGGAACAGAATATTCACATGCCCCATTTTGCGGCCAACACGGGCTTCTTTTTTGCCGTATAAATGCGGAATAAAGCCTTGTGTAGCCATAATCTGCGGCAACAGGGCCATATCTTCCGGCCCAACCAGATTTTTCATGATTGCATCAGAATGGCGCACAGCATGAGGCAGAGGCAGCCCCGCAACTGCGCGGATATGCATGTCAAACTGATCTTGCGGGCAGGCATTCATGGTCCAGTGGCCCGAATTATGGGGCCGGGGCGCCATTTCGTTCACCAGCAGGTTGCCGGTGCGATCAACAAACATCTCAACGCCCAGAATGCCCACTAATTCCAGTTTTTCTGCAATGGTGGTGGCCAGTTTTACAGCCTGTGCGGCAATGTTTGGATCAATAGGGGCTGGGGCCAGTGTAAGGTCCAGAATGCCGTTCCAGTGTCGGTTGAGAGCTGGATCAAAACACCGCACCGTACCATCTGCACTGCGTACCACCATAACGCTGATTTCGCAGGCAAAATCCACCATACCTTCTGCAACCAGAGGATGTGGTGCGAGGGCGTTAAAAGCGTCTTCCAGATCATGGATATGATGCACACGGCGCTGGCCTTTGCCATCATATCCGTTGCGGGTGGTTTTGAGAATCAGCGGCAAGCTAACTTTTTCTGCGGCTTCATGCAGCGTTTTTATGTCTGTAACCGCATGCCATGGTGCTAATGGGATACCAGCAGAAGCAAAAAAAGTTTTTTCTGCTAATCTATCTTGGCTGATGCGCAAAATATGGCCCGAAGGATGCACAGGGCAATGTGTGGCCAAAAGGTCCAACGCATCTGCGCTGATGTTTTCAAACTCAAAAGTTACAACATCAACAGCACTGGCAAACGCATCCAACGCTGCCGGATCATCATACTTACCGCATGTTACGGCGTGAGAAACCTGAGCTGCCGGGCCATTAGCCTCGGTTGTCAGAATATGTGTACGAAAACCAAGGCGCGCAGCAGCAATGGCAGACATACGGCCAAGCTGGCCACCGCCCACAATGCCAATAACTGCATTGGGCTTAAGCGGAGAATGTGAGGAGATCATTTATCTTCGGTAATGGGGGAGTTGGGGACAGAAGCTGTCTGCAATGCGCGCCATGTTTCAAGGCGTGCGGCAAGGGCAGGGTTATGCAGTGCCAGAATAGAGGCCGCCAGCAAGGCTGCATTTTTAGCCCCGGATGCACCAATAGCCAAAGTGCCCACGGGTACGCCGCCGGGCATTTGCACAATGGAAAGCAGGCTATCCATGCCTTTAAGCGCGCGGGATTCTACCGGAACACCCAGTACGGGCAGGCGTGTCCATGCTGCGCACATACCCGGCAGATGTGCGGCCCCGCCCGCACCGGCAATAATGACGTTTAGCCCACGTTCGGCTGCCGTACGTGCGTAATCCGCCAGCCGATCTGGTGTGCGATGTGCTGAAACAATCAGAGTTTCGTGCGGGATTTCCAGCTCTGTTAGCAATGCATCTGCATGGCGCATGGTTTCCCAGTCTGACTGGCTGCCCATGATAATCCCCACAACTGGGGCAGAGGCTGCTTTATCGTCTAAAGCATCGGAAGCGGAGGGCAGGGGGGCGGTTTCGCTCACGGTAGGTATCTATCCGGGTTTTCTAAAGTCTGAGACGGAATGGTTTAGGCGATATCATCAGGGATCAGAAGGCTTTCAACCTTGGTTATCTGATCTTTTAACAGGAGTTTACGCTTTTTAAGCCGCTGGAGATACAGTTGATCAATAAAGGTGGTTTCATGCGTCATCCGGCTGATAACTGTATCCAGATCTCTGTGTTCACTACGCAGTTCATGCAGTTGGGCAAGCAGTAAATCGCGATCTCGCAGCATGATGTCCTGTCTCCTTCACCACTGATGCGGAATCGTGCGCCGGATCTGGCGGCCCGCAGAGTGAATAGCATGCCCGAAGCAGTGTTTACCATGTAAGAGCCGGACGCCAGCCAGGATTATAAAAAAACTTCCATGCTCAGCCTGCATATCAGCAGGGCGCGATATATGAAATTAACATGAACTTTCTTACCCTCGGTACGTTAGCGTTTACGGGTCATCAATCGAGTGGAGGCACCCAAATGACACGCCTTTCAAGGATCGAGAGTCTTAAATCGCGCCATTTCCGTATTGATCAGAAAATTATGAGCGAAGGCGGGCGCCCCAGACCGGACGAGCGCGTGCTGATGTGCCTGAAATTACAAAAACTACGAATAAAGGAAGAAATAGAGCGCCTCTCGGTCTGATACCGTATTTGGCAACTTAAATTGCTTCTGAGGCAGAAAGAATAATCTTCTGCCTCAGGGCATTATCTTACTGGTTTTCGGAAGAGCTAAAGCTTTCCATATCTGTAACAGGTGCAGGAATTTCCTGCCCTTCGCGTTCCAGACGCATATTGGCTTCATGCACAGCAGCGTTCAGATCTGTCTGGCTGCACAGCCCCACAGTTACCGGATCACGCGGTTTAATATTGGGGGTGTTCCAGTGCTGCTTGTTGCGTACTTTGGCAATGGTATCTTTAGTGGTGCCAAGCAGCTTAACAACTTGCTGGTCACTCAGTTGCGGATAGTTGCGCAGCAGGAATGCAATACCATCTGGACGATCATGACGTTTGGCAACAGGCGTATAACGCGCCCCTTTGGAGCGACGACGCACAGGGTTGTTGGACGGCAGAATTTTTAGGCGTGCGTTGGGGTCTTTTTCACAACGCTGGATTTCTTCCTGCTTTAGCTGGTGATTCGCAACCGGGTCATAACCGACAATACCATGGGCCACTTCGCCATCAGCAATGGCCTGCACTTCTAGCGGGTGCATACCGCAAAAAGCGGCAATCTGTTCAAAACTGAGAGCAGTTTTTTCAATCAGCCACACAGCAGTTGCTTTGGGCATTAACGGTAGGGTCGTCATGTTTTTGTATTCCTGTCGTCGGGCGGCGCTTGCGCAGGCACCGGGAACTTGACGGCCCGGAACGTGTTCCGCAGGCCTGCGTGCCTGCCGGCGCGCATCTGTGCCACGATATGGGGGGAGTGGCTGCTTCAGGTCAAGCCGCAATACACATAACGCCTCAATATTCTATACATGAAGTAAGGGGAAAACCGCAGTTTCCCCCTTACTAAGCGCATATAGAATTTATGAGTAAAACTTCAGCAATCAGGCCGCTGTGGCAATAGATTGCTGAGGCTGCTGCTGTGCCTGATTTTTCTGCTCGGTTGCCACCGCACGTTCTGCCTGTGTGGCGCTCACAGTTTTAACAGGAATACGGCGCGGCTTAAGCGCTTCGGGAATGATTTGCTGCACTGTAATGCGCAATAACCCGTTGTTCATTTCTGCGCCTGTTACTTCCACGTGGTCCGCCAGCGCAAAGCGGCGTTCAAACGCACGGCGTGCAATCCCGCGATGCAGAATTTCCCCTTCATCTTGTGGGGCATTAACACGGCCAGACACAACAAGCGTGTTATCTTGCACTACCAGTTCTATATCTTCTGGCCCAAACCCAGCCACTGCCATAGTGAGCGTGTAGCTATCGTTTCCTGTTTTGGCGATATCGTAAGGCGGAAAACTGGAGTTGCCCGGTGAGCGGGCCGCAGAATCCATAACTTGTGCAAGGCGGTCAAAGCCAATTGCCGTGCGAAATAGCGGTGTAAAATCGTAACTCATGTAAGAACCTCCTCGTTCAGCAAGGTTCTGCCGGTTTTGCCAAGACCCCCGAAGGCAATCTGCCCGGCAGCGTTTTTTGGCGGAAACCCCATATGCGGGCATTTCCTTACCCCTGAACGTGGAAAGCCCCGCGCTCTTTTTCAAGAGGCGGGGCTTTTCTGCATACGCAAAGAACTGAAAAATCAGCCTTTTTTGCGGGTGCCAATACCAGCAAAACGCTTGTTGAACTTGGCAACCTGGCCCCCGGTATCCAGCATACGCTGCACGCCTGTCCAAGCCGGGTGAGACTTAGTGTCAACGTCCAGACGGAGCGTGTCGCCAGCCTTGCCGTAGCAGGAGTTCGTCTTGAATTCCGTGCCGTCAGTCATGACAACATTGATTTCGTGATAATCGGGGTGAATGCCGGGTTTCATGAAACTGGTTCTTTCGTTACAGCAGAAAGGGCCCGATACCGACCGGGCCAAGATTGCCGTGCATATAAACGAAATGCGTATGCTGGATCAACCGTTCATTTGCCTTGCTGGGCATGATAATGAAGTGAAGCATATAATAGGCAAATAACAGCGTTTGTGCTGCATTTGCGCTACAGAATAGCTGAAATATTAAGAAAAATGTGTCAATCTTGATACAAGGGCTTGAGGAAAAAGCAGTAAAACGGCTACTTCTGGGCAGATTTTTCAGTATTTAACAGGAATTTTTGTATGGCTGACCTTAAGTCTCACGTCCATGCCCTGGGTTGGGTGGGCGAGTTCCGGGCATTTATCATGCGCGGCAATGTTGTTGATCTGGCTGTCGGTGTTATTATTGGTGCTGCCTTCACATCCATTGTGAACAGCTTGGTAAAAGACATCTTCAACCCGTTGATTGGTCTGCTTATCGGCGGGATTGATTTCTCCAACCTGTTCATCACCCTTAAGGGCCCGCATCTGGCTACTCTGGCAGAAGCCCAGAAAGCTGGTGTCGTTACACTGAACATCGGCCTGTTCCTGAATGCTGTTATCCAGTTCCTGATTGTGGCCGTGGCTATTTTCTGGATGGTTAAGGCTCTTACACGCCTGCACGTGCGTGAAGATGAAGAACCCAAGGCACCGCCGCCGCCATCCAAAACCGAAGTTCTGCTTGAGCAGATTCGTGATGAACTGGCAGCTAATAATAAAGATCAGGCACCTCATCAGGGCTAATACGCCTTATGCCTGCTGCCATTGGTCTAAAATGGCGGCTATGTGATCTGTTCCGGAAAGTGGGATATGGGATATGCTTCTTAGATGAAGCGCTCCCGATCCGGCTTTCCGGTTTTTTTTCGTTCAGCAGTTGCCGTGCTGGCCATATCGGGGCTGGCAGGGTGCCAAAGCTCACGCGGGCTGAAGGTGCAGGAAACACCGCTTACGCTGCTGTACAGTTACGAGATAGCCAATGGCATGGCGCGCGGGCGGATAATGACAGAAGATCTGCCACCAGCCCAAATCTTCAATATTATTACAACAGACAGGAACGCGCTTCTGGCCATTCTGGCGTTTCGGGATAAACCAACGCGGCGTACGTTGCGGCAGGCGGGGCATAAGGTGGAAGATTTTATTGGCGCGGTGGAACAGCCCACACAGCCTCTTTCCCCGGCTTTGTCTGGCCCCATTCTTTTACCACCCCCGCCAACATCTGATTTTATGCGCTAGGCATAAAAAAACGGAGCAGGGTGTATAACCCGCTCCGTTTTTTGTTGGCTGGTTGCCGCAAAATAAGGCGTATCAGCTTTTTTGCTGTGCTGCGGCTGGGCCTGCTTTGGCACCACGCTTCAGCCTGCCTTCTCCCATAAACAGCAGCAATGGCGCTGCAATAAAGATGGAGGAGGATGTGCCCACTACAATCCCGAAGAGCATGGTCCACGCAAAACCAGAAAGCGTAGCGCCACCCCACAATGCCAGCGGAAGAGCTGCCAGAAATACAGTGGAGGATGTGCCCAAAGTACGGTTTAGCGTTTCGTTGATGGAGAGGTTGATCAGTTCCATCAGCGGCATGGTCCGATATTTGCGCAGGTTTTCACGCACACGGTCATACACCACCATCTTATCATTGGTGGAATAGCCCAGAATGGTCAGAATGGCGGCCACCATCACAAGGTCAAACTCAAAACCAGTAATAACTAGAAAGCCCATGGTTTTGGTAAGGTCCAGCACCAGGGTGATGACGGCGCTAAGGGCAAACTCCCATTCAAAGCGGAACCAGATGTAAACCAGAATCATGGCCAAGCTGAGCCCAAGGGCCAGCATACCATTGCGGAATAGCTCGGCAGAAACAGAAGCACCAACAGCATCGGCACGCAGGATGGTGGTGCCCGGTTGTGCATCTGTAACCGCGCGGCGCACCGTGTCCACCACGGCATCGGTATTCTGGTCATCACCAGCATCAAGGCGGATCAGCACATCATCGGGTGCGCCAAAAGCCTGAAGCGATGCGTGGGAGATATGCTGTGCTGCCAGCGCCGTACGCAGCTTGGCAAAATCTGCCGGGCCGCTGGTTTTGGCTTCCACCACAATGCCGCCTCTAAAATCCAGCCCCAGCGTAAGACCGGGGTGGAAGAACAGAATAATAGAGGCAATGGAAAGCACGGCCGAGACAATAAGCCCCATGTACCGGCCACGCATGAAGTTGATATGCGTGTCTTTGCGTACAAAACGCAGAAGAGGACGTCCGAACATAATGGCCTCGCTTCAGACAGGCAGGCTGGCAGGGCGCGTACGCGCATACCAGCGGGCCATAAGCATGCGGGAAAGCAGCAGGGTGGTGAACAGCGTGGTGGCAATACCAATGGTAATGGTGAGCGCAAAGCCACGTACCGGCCCGGTGCCAAATACAAACAGCATGACATGGGCCAAAAAGGCCGTGGCATTACTATCTACAATGGTGGAGGTGGCGCGTTCAAACCCGGTTTGCATGGCAGCCAGAGGTGTGCGGCCACGGGCTACTTCTTCGCGGATGCGTTCGTTAATCAGGATATTGGCATCCACCGCCATACCCAAGGTAAGCAGCATGCCCGCCATACCCGGCAGTGTGAGTGTGGCTTCAAACAGAGAGAGAATAGCCACCATCAGTACAAGGTTGGCCAGCAGGGCGATATCTGCGTACCAGCCAAAGCGGCCATAAAACAGCACCATAAAGACCACAACCAGCAGGAAGCCAACGCCAAGGCTAAGAATACCTGCCCGGATGGAATCGGCCCCAAGAGATGGCCCAATGCTGCGTTGTTCCACCACGCTTAAAGGTGCGGGCAGTGCGCCGGCACGTAGCATAAGAGCCAGATCCGTAGCTTTCTGGGCATCAAACCCACCCGTAATCTGCCCGTTGCCGCCTGTAATGGGTGTGCGGATAAGGGGGGCTTCAATCACCTTGTTATCCAGAACAATGGCGAAGCGTTTGCCAACATTCGTTTGCGTAACAGATGAGAAAGCCCGCGTGCCAACTGAATCGAACGAGAAGCTGACTGCCCATTCGCCTGTCTGCTGGTCAATCACAGCGCCTGCGTTTGTCAGGTCTGTGCCGTCCACATCCACATGGTCAAAAACGGGTAGGGGTCCGCCTTCAGC from Acetobacter ascendens includes the following:
- a CDS encoding Hsp20 family protein is translated as MSYDFTPLFRTAIGFDRLAQVMDSAARSPGNSSFPPYDIAKTGNDSYTLTMAVAGFGPEDIELVVQDNTLVVSGRVNAPQDEGEILHRGIARRAFERRFALADHVEVTGAEMNNGLLRITVQQIIPEALKPRRIPVKTVSATQAERAVATEQKNQAQQQPQQSIATAA
- the secD gene encoding protein translocase subunit SecD, which gives rise to MRMYYSRLKLASVLGVCLLGLLLCLPNGMRKPFPSIPWRQIHLGLDLRGGSYLLMQVDLKSLTHDRLQTLAENTRDTLLKSQLGYQNTNVDADKNTVSFQPRDAAEADTDVATLDKLPRVVPNEFSVKKQDDGTVALVLSADAIKARAREAVTQSIEIVRRRIDGTGAVDPEITRQGDDRIVVELPGISDPERIKALLGTTAKMTFRLVDSNPLHATYPPPGVSLVPMANPAEGGPLPVFDHVDVDGTDLTNAGAVIDQQTGEWAVSFSFDSVGTRAFSSVTQTNVGKRFAIVLDNKVIEAPLIRTPITGGNGQITGGFDAQKATDLALMLRAGALPAPLSVVEQRSIGPSLGADSIRAGILSLGVGFLLVVVFMVLFYGRFGWYADIALLANLVLMVAILSLFEATLTLPGMAGMLLTLGMAVDANILINERIREEVARGRTPLAAMQTGFERATSTIVDSNATAFLAHVMLFVFGTGPVRGFALTITIGIATTLFTTLLLSRMLMARWYARTRPASLPV
- the mscL gene encoding large conductance mechanosensitive channel protein MscL, giving the protein MADLKSHVHALGWVGEFRAFIMRGNVVDLAVGVIIGAAFTSIVNSLVKDIFNPLIGLLIGGIDFSNLFITLKGPHLATLAEAQKAGVVTLNIGLFLNAVIQFLIVAVAIFWMVKALTRLHVREDEEPKAPPPPSKTEVLLEQIRDELAANNKDQAPHQG
- the purE gene encoding 5-(carboxyamino)imidazole ribonucleotide mutase; protein product: MSETAPLPSASDALDDKAASAPVVGIIMGSQSDWETMRHADALLTELEIPHETLIVSAHRTPDRLADYARTAAERGLNVIIAGAGGAAHLPGMCAAWTRLPVLGVPVESRALKGMDSLLSIVQMPGGVPVGTLAIGASGAKNAALLAASILALHNPALAARLETWRALQTASVPNSPITEDK
- a CDS encoding YdcH family protein; amino-acid sequence: MTRLSRIESLKSRHFRIDQKIMSEGGRPRPDERVLMCLKLQKLRIKEEIERLSV
- a CDS encoding JAB domain-containing protein produces the protein MKRPPTKTGKKAVSQFADATHFRLNVSAAEAIAFSAEIYSGTAPELPEVEETDQALLCRLIVQAQPRNGKAQEQAHNLLREYGSLSAVMAAISWQEPSKSIKALPESVRVLLMLVREAGLRIQRARLRRSGILADSAQLYAYLRAVMGPEKREQVRVLFLNDKHQLLADDIMGQGTVDHTPVYPREIVSRALQVKATMLVLVHNHPSGDPTPSADDVVMTTQICGAAKIMNIHVWDHIIVAGEKLLSMREAGLL
- a CDS encoding 5-(carboxyamino)imidazole ribonucleotide synthase, with the protein product MISSHSPLKPNAVIGIVGGGQLGRMSAIAAARLGFRTHILTTEANGPAAQVSHAVTCGKYDDPAALDAFASAVDVVTFEFENISADALDLLATHCPVHPSGHILRISQDRLAEKTFFASAGIPLAPWHAVTDIKTLHEAAEKVSLPLILKTTRNGYDGKGQRRVHHIHDLEDAFNALAPHPLVAEGMVDFACEISVMVVRSADGTVRCFDPALNRHWNGILDLTLAPAPIDPNIAAQAVKLATTIAEKLELVGILGVEMFVDRTGNLLVNEMAPRPHNSGHWTMNACPQDQFDMHIRAVAGLPLPHAVRHSDAIMKNLVGPEDMALLPQIMATQGFIPHLYGKKEARVGRKMGHVNILFPYSALPGDLGIQDALGPLATKTAAPEPEENSAAS
- the rpmE gene encoding 50S ribosomal protein L31, which produces MKPGIHPDYHEINVVMTDGTEFKTNSCYGKAGDTLRLDVDTKSHPAWTGVQRMLDTGGQVAKFNKRFAGIGTRKKG
- a CDS encoding YdcH family protein, with protein sequence MLRDRDLLLAQLHELRSEHRDLDTVISRMTHETTFIDQLYLQRLKKRKLLLKDQITKVESLLIPDDIA
- a CDS encoding DUF1013 domain-containing protein, whose product is MTTLPLMPKATAVWLIEKTALSFEQIAAFCGMHPLEVQAIADGEVAHGIVGYDPVANHQLKQEEIQRCEKDPNARLKILPSNNPVRRRSKGARYTPVAKRHDRPDGIAFLLRNYPQLSDQQVVKLLGTTKDTIAKVRNKQHWNTPNIKPRDPVTVGLCSQTDLNAAVHEANMRLEREGQEIPAPVTDMESFSSSENQ
- the secF gene encoding protein translocase subunit SecF, whose product is MFGRPLLRFVRKDTHINFMRGRYMGLIVSAVLSIASIILFFHPGLTLGLDFRGGIVVEAKTSGPADFAKLRTALAAQHISHASLQAFGAPDDVLIRLDAGDDQNTDAVVDTVRRAVTDAQPGTTILRADAVGASVSAELFRNGMLALGLSLAMILVYIWFRFEWEFALSAVITLVLDLTKTMGFLVITGFEFDLVMVAAILTILGYSTNDKMVVYDRVRENLRKYRTMPLMELINLSINETLNRTLGTSSTVFLAALPLALWGGATLSGFAWTMLFGIVVGTSSSIFIAAPLLLFMGEGRLKRGAKAGPAAAQQKS